The Acomys russatus chromosome 1, mAcoRus1.1, whole genome shotgun sequence genome has a window encoding:
- the Lratd1 gene encoding protein LRATD1, giving the protein MGNQLDRITHLNYSELPTGDPSGIEKDELRVGVAYFFSDEEEDLDERGQQDKFGVKGPPGCSPCPESPSRHHHHLLHQLVLNETQFSAFRGQECIFSKVTGGPQGADLSVYAVTALPAICEPGDLLELLWLQPASEQPAPAPHWAVYVGGGQIIHLHQGEIRQDSLYQAGAANVGRVVNSWYRYRPLVAELVVQNACGHLGLKSEEICWTNSESFAAWCRFGKREFKAGGEVPAGTQPPQQQYYLKVHLEENKVHTARFHSLEDLIREKRRIDASGRLRVLQELEDFVDDKE; this is encoded by the coding sequence ATGGGCAACCAACTGGACCGCATCACCCACCTCAACTACAGCGAGTTGCCCACTGGGGACCCATCTGGGATTGAGAAGGACGAGCTGCGAGTCGGGGTTGCCTACTTTTTCTCCGATGAGGAGGAGGACCTGGACGAACGCGGGCAGCAGGACAAGTTTGGTGTGAAGGGCCCCCCAGGTTGCAGCCCCTGTCCAGAGAGCCCCagtcgccaccaccaccacctgctgcACCAGCTAGTCCTCAACGAGACTCAGTTCTCCGCCTTCCGGGGCCAGGAATGCATCTTTTCCAAAGTGACCGGCGGCCCTCAGGGCGCCGACTTAAGTGTCTACGCGGTCACCGCGCTGCCAGCGATCTGCGAGCCGGGCGACCTGCTGGAGCTGCTGTGGCTACAGCCAGCGAGCGAGCAGCCCGcgccagcccctcactgggccgTCTACGTGGGAGGCGGGCAGATCATCCACCTGCACCAAGGCGAGATCCGCCAGGACAGCCTGTACCAGGCGGGCGCGGCCAACGTGGGCCGGGTGGTGAATAGCTGGTACCGCTACCGCCCGCTGGTGGCCGAGCTGGTGGTACAGAACGCCTGCGGCCACCTGGGCCTCAAGAGCGAGGAGATCTGCTGGACAAACTCCGAGAGCTTCGCTGCCTGGTGCCGCTTTGGAAAGCGCGAGTTCAAGGCTGGCGGGGAGGTTCCCGCAGGCACGCAGCCTCCTCAGCAGCAGTATTATCTCAAGGTACATCTGGAGGAGAATAAAGTCCACACGGCCCGGTTCCACAGTCTGGAGGACCTCATCCGCGAGAAGCGCCGCATAGACGCCAGTGGTCGCCTGCGAGTGTTGCAGGAGCTTGAGGACTTCGTGGACGACAAGGAGTAG